One part of the Spiroplasma turonicum genome encodes these proteins:
- a CDS encoding alpha/beta hydrolase, which produces MDFLIDNIFNLLNKKNLDSRDYLSKFKSTDIIKLYEEAIDNEIGNGFSLGVDYNQIQETSFLSFDEKLLKAVYSHNKKNKVWVVSLHGYSSSKESSFISSYFLKKLGFNIFAFDFRNHGGSDHSPITLGVNEQKDLEFALSYLNNNFKVKKVILIGYSMGAHVLNRYALSSNFKKHKVVLGISDSTFLHLNEVLKTLLSSYVKIFNNKMSESIVKKLLEMYNKKHKIDVLEKSIISTVPLCKKTFPIMFLHSKKDVITSYKDSEKIFELRNQITSKDEIKIFETGEHIRTFIEHNMEYIDLVFKFIKRNK; this is translated from the coding sequence ATGGATTTTTTGATTGATAATATATTTAATTTATTAAATAAAAAAAATTTAGATTCAAGAGATTATTTAAGCAAGTTTAAATCTACAGATATAATAAAACTTTACGAAGAGGCGATTGATAACGAAATTGGAAATGGTTTTTCATTGGGTGTAGATTATAATCAAATACAAGAAACTTCATTCCTATCATTTGATGAAAAACTTTTAAAAGCAGTATATTCACATAATAAAAAAAATAAAGTTTGAGTAGTTAGTTTGCATGGTTATTCATCCTCAAAAGAATCATCATTTATATCAAGTTATTTTTTAAAAAAACTTGGCTTTAACATCTTTGCATTTGATTTCAGAAATCATGGTGGTTCAGATCATTCTCCAATAACATTAGGTGTAAATGAACAAAAAGATTTAGAATTTGCATTATCATATTTAAATAATAATTTTAAGGTAAAAAAAGTTATTCTTATTGGATATAGTATGGGTGCGCATGTGTTAAATAGGTATGCTCTATCATCTAATTTTAAAAAACATAAAGTTGTTTTAGGGATTTCAGACTCAACTTTTTTACATTTAAATGAAGTTTTAAAAACATTATTATCTAGTTATGTTAAAATCTTTAATAATAAAATGTCTGAGAGTATTGTTAAAAAACTCTTAGAAATGTATAATAAAAAACATAAAATTGATGTATTGGAAAAGTCAATTATATCAACCGTGCCTTTATGCAAAAAAACGTTTCCAATTATGTTCTTACATTCAAAAAAAGATGTAATTACTAGTTATAAAGATTCTGAAAAAATATTTGAATTAAGAAATCAAATCACTAGTAAAGATGAAATAAAAATATTTGAAACTGGTGAGCATATAAGAACATTTATTGAACACAACATGGAATACATTGACTTAGTTTTTAAATTTATAAAAAGAAATAAATAA